GGGATTCATCCGTGAAGTGAGTTGTGGgtcaaaagatatttttttttctatatcaCACTTTTTTTTGCTAATGACACGCTCTGCATGATTCAGGCTACCTATAGAAATTTTAAACACATTCGGGATATTTTATGGGTATTCGTTGCATTTTCCGATCTTCGAGTGAATCTTAATAAGTCAGACATCTTTTTCTCAGATTCTGTTTCGAAtagaagaatgatgatgttgaCAAATATGTTGGGGTTCAGAATTGGTGATCTTCCATCAATATACCTTGGTATATCATTATGTGCTAAATTACAATTTAAGGTCTCTTGAGACCCGattattactaaaatataatgtaagttgtctagatgaaaaaataaaataaactcaaaagGGGTCGGttaatcctcattaagagtgtgttgtcatCTATGCCCACATATATGATATCTTTATTCATTCTTTCCAAAAGTGTGTTGGTgaaaattaagagaataatgtgtaaatttctatgagaatcttctaactcatcgttttgtcatttggttatttgggataatgttaaatgttttaaagatcaagGAGAATtggatattcgagatcttattttcTTGAATAAGGCTCTTCTATCAAAATTGTGATGTAGATTTGTCATGGAATCGAATAGTCTTTGGTCATCCATAATCAAATGTATGTATGGTTACGATTGGTCTAGTTGGttcaataattttctaaattatccAGCGATGTGTAACATTTTGAGGgaaatttattctatgtggaaaTGTTTTCGTGAGcaatctagattcattgtggaGATGGTTCTTCGATCACTTTTTGGgacgacatttggtgtagtgttAAAAGTCTAACTACGACGTATCATGAGTTTGATTCTattgctatatgtagaaatgtcacaGTTAAGAACATGTTTAATTCTCAATCTAGTGGTTTCGCTAGCCGAATTATATATAGaatgagattaaacattatggagacttcGTCTAGAGTTTACTTTTGGTAGAATATAAATAAGTGTCCCTCGTCTAAACAAGACGTTATGTGTTGGCAAGACATGAATAGTTTTCATTTGGGGCATCgacagtggcggacccagaaatattttctcgggggggccaaatacatagtaacgtagtattttttggcgatcaaataaatgcatttttcaattaaaattttactcggtaattacataaaaatactaacaagcacaattacaaaatactaacaaacacaattactaaattattcttgttcatgagtcggtacaaaaagaagacaaaatatcttcattacgttgactataccaatcaatcaattcaagaaaattacctttatttgatgaactacttgactcatcatgtcctcgaaaaggtaatccttgcctcaatagaaagtgtgttacatcaaacattgtcgttaaacaggtgcgataatttatttctatatcacgaccatgtgtacgtaaaacgtttctcatgttatgtctttgatcttgtaatgattcaaattgatttctagcttcattatgacaactatttgaagttcccATATgtcgattgaatctttctaatgcccttttccaatttttataCACATCTCCTATAAAGGTAACATCTAcgttttctttatttaaaagcTTAAAAAGATAAcactaaaaacaaaatgatgtatcttttgatatgctatgttctaaccatgtatatttgatcagtaacattagactcattagtaggcttattaattgattgagaatgCTCAGACTGctcatgtgatgtagaagtaaaaattcgtttatagaacatctcCATTATtttatatcctacataaaataaataactaaaaatagatATGTGTCATAACCTAagcccctaaataaaatctaacaaatacatttatttgttgtaatagtttaaaactaatttaaaattaagaaatataaaataatattttatctttatattaatataaattattattttatccttatatttatataaattattattttaatctttattttataagtaatttgtattattaattaattatattgaaattaataaaatatatatatatatatataattataatataaatgtagttttaaaataaataataatcttatatgattttcattattttatatataattctttatattttaaattatataaataaatcttatttatatattaactaaaatttatgtattattattataaatattgtatcttagaaaatatggttggtataaaataaaaataataattactttaataaaattatatttgaaattagaatactataattatgaattgatttttttataaaagaaagtgttaatttattataaatatttatttgaaattagaatactataattatgaattaattttttataaaagaaagtgttaatttattataaatatttatatattagaaaatgtGAGAGGGGGTTTGATCCCCTGATCTCCATTATGGAAGGTCAACTCCAAAACCAGTTGgacaaaaatttatttgataaatatatatatataaaatatcttaaaacttttatggttgggggaggcccgggcccccaaggccccccttgtaggtccgccactgggCATCGATACAAGTTGATCGCTAAGAtgagttcatataatttttgttgggagtTAGATTCCATTCAAAATCTTGTTTTTTGGAAGGAGCGTTATTAACGATGAATTTTTTACGGATGATATGTGtatgaaaaaaatgttgtattatggttagtcgtttTTGTATGTGTCACGGGgaggttgaatcgacaactcacttacttttgtattaTCGAGTAGAGGCTAGTATCtgaagtcttttgtggagtatcacTATGATTTATTTGGTGATTCCCGAGTCTTTGAGTAGTTGTTaggaaatttggattgatgcgacTAATATGACAGACCTATATAATtgggttaccatcccaattattttgtttgtgtatTATCTAGTTGAGATAAATCGTTGAACTTTCATTGATCATAGTCGTCCAatgcgtatcatttataatgctattattataatgtttttttgagATTTAATCCGAAAAGTCGGTAGAGTCCGTCGgagagttaattatttttctcgAGAACTTGCGAGCTCGATAATATtgagtaacatttttttttattgttttgttttcatgtttttatcgTTATATTCAAAcgattttaatcatttttaaaatatatatagacttttaaaataataataataataaacaaaatgaattaaatataaaatataataataaataaaatgacattaaaataaattataattacaaagactattacataaattaatttatttaaataattaatatttttttaatttgtaaatataaattcattttatttgtgGGTAAAATTATccaatcaaaattttgaaatcttaatatcttaagattttatttaaaacagttaaatttcaataaaattgtaAGATTTGAATTGAGATTTTTAATGACTTCTTTGTATTTACATGTTCCTTTATAAACCAACCACACAATACTTGGTGCAAATCAGATTGAATCTTATTGGCTAGATTAACAGCACAGGTTTAGTAGTGGTGTCTACCTTCTTGAATCTCAATGGGCATAGTTGTGtgtattaagaaataaaattgacaGTTTCTTttgtatatcaaaatattttaaaatctaactaaTCATAAATGGATATCTGAATTAACCAGATTTaaacattacaaaatatatCTTCAAGTGTAAGCAAAAAGAGAGAAGACAAAAATCTGCAAGTggaaatcaaatataaaatgaaaagatCCGAATGCTTtcttacaaacatgttaaaacaaattcaacaagaacaaaaacaaaaccGAATCAAAACAATTGAAAGATTCAAGCAAAACAGTAAATGAGAAAAAGTGCGTACGAGATTCAGTTAGACCACACATGGACTAGTCCATACCTATTACCCGTGTAAATCTCATTGCGTTCCTCATCATAGAAAAGAGCAGTTATATCTTCCAAGGCCTCTGCAGCAGTGCATCTAAGATTTAGAGACTGGATCCGTCTTCTATTGTTGCAACTGTTTCCACCACCGTTAAAGCATTTGCTGCAACCACAATCTTCAAAAGGAGATTCGTTTTCTGCCCGTATTTTAGCAAGGCATTTCCCAGTCAAGATGTTGCTAATATTGATAGAACCAGTTGCTGTAAGAccataaaataagaaaaacgtTAAACAAAACATGGACGGTTGGAAACTTGGAGCTTGTTTAAGATGCATATATACCATTTCCTTCTGACAATGGATCGTCGGAACGAGGTTTGCAGTAAGAAATAATGAGATCCTGATCACTAGTGATGTATATGTTGTTTGTGTTGCAATCAGGATGCCACAAAAGATGATCCTCAAAAGATGTCACAACCTCCCCACGGAAATTCCAAACAGCCACAGTTCTATTCCTGAATGTCAGGAACAATTGGTTCTCATATAGAAATATAAATGCAGATGGAGTCATAAACTCTGTTCTGCTAACTTCCGTCAGTTTGGAATCGCGAACCTACAAACAGATCAGAGTTGTCAACAAACAAACGTATGCATgctttaaattgaaaaatataaaggGGGTCGTTAGTCATTACATCCAAAATTTGAAGATTCTCGCTTTCTTGCTTGACAAGGAGCTTCTCATTGAACTGCTCGATGAAATCTACATTCTTATTTCGGTGAAGTAGATGATTGAAAGTTTTAAGAACTGTACCATCTTCTATTGATAGAATCTTAAGAGGTACATGGCCGCTAGCTTTGAAAATCAACAACATGATGCCTGGACTGCACTCCACATTAAATGAACATCAAGGTTAGTATGACGATAAACTCAAACATAGATTATATAGATAGCTTAATTGAATGAATTTGGATTCTTGAATCCCAACTCAGAAAACTTTTGAGACTTTAAAATGGAAAACCATTGAATTGATATAATAtctaataatgttaaaaaaaatggaaatgaaaaacattgtcattgataaataaataaatatatatatagttttgatatatatatatatatatataacaataatatcatatatcattatatatagtttttgtaaatattaatctATCTAAGAAAAAAACACTTCAAACATATCTAAAACTAACCATATTTATCTCAAGTAATTTGtcagtttatatataattataataattaattatcattctAATATCCTCCATGAAAAACACAGTGAACTTGTCAAGAAGAAAAGTTCCATACTTTGATTTTGTTGAAGTCTTAATTTGATGGATTATCTGGCCCAATTCCTGCATGAGCTCCTGAAGGCCCGTAAAGATTAGTAGGCCTATCACTTTGTTACCTCGAGAGGCCTACTAGTGCCTAGAGGTTTTGTTGTTCTAATGCGGCTGAAGAAGGCAGGACGCGCCTGAGGAGTACCTTATTGTCATGCTGCTGCTAGGGTGCCAAGTGCCAAGTGCCAACAATATTCATATTTCCTTTACATGTAAATCTACCATTGGTGTTGTTGTCTTGAGTACAGATTAATGTTGACCATTAACCTCTCAGTTAGTGTGGAGAATCAAAGGGCCCAAAACTCTCCAAGTTCTTTATGTTaagtaaaatcatatatattgtGGAACGTTCAAGGGTTCAACAATCCTCGAAAGAGAAACTAAATTTTTTCGTTCATTAATTAGAGCAAATGTGATCCCTTCAAGAAACTCTTGTCTCAGATCTTGAATATGGCCATTTTATTGACCTGGTCAGGAGGAACATCTGCAAATAGACAAACTTGAACTCTCATACACTCTGGGGGATTCTTGTTCTCTGAAATGCATATCTCTTCCATGGATTCTTGTTCTTTGGAATGCAAATCTCTTCCATGTTGAAGAGACTGGCGTAGGCATGTTTTCTGTCTTCATCAAATTCAGATGTCTAACTAGCGGAAGCTTTTGGGCTGTTAGTGTGGTTTACGGCTATGTGAATTACAACAATAAGTCTACCTTTATTTAAGAACTAAAAGATGTCTGTCTTATCACTCCGCCCTTGTCGTGGTGCATCTGCGGGGACTTTAATCTCGTTAAGGCCCTAAGCAAAAAGAAAAATTCGAGAGGATTCACTAAAGAGATAGATATGTTTAATCCTTTCATCAGTGAATCCTTTCTCTCGAAGGGGCATAATTCACTCGGCGGAATGATAGTAATAATGGGAGCATTTCCCGTACTGACAGATTTCTTTACAACTCCGATTGGGAAAGACTTTCCCAAAGAACCAATGCGTTAGAACTAGCAGTCGCCTTTCCGATCACAAGTCTATTATTCTTACTTGTGGACCTTTCCTACACCCCTGTCTAGATTTGAAAACGATCATCTCAAATCACAATTTTGTGCAGGAAGTGGTGGACTTATAAatcttaaaacaattataaGGGAATGCAGGAAAACCCAATTTTGGTTCCATCAATTCTAATATTTCTACATGTACCATGATGATGATAATATTGACAGGTTGGAGGAAGATCGTGCTCTCTCCAACATTGAGGTATTCAACAGGAACACTCTCATAGAGTGCCTCGACTTCTTTACAAATAGGAGGAGGATAACGATCTCGATGTTTGTGGCTTAAGAAAGGAGAATAACCGGTTCTTCCACAACTTCGCTAATTCTCGAAGAAGATTaaaccaaatttatatatttagggtTAATAGGGCTGAGACAATTGATCATATTACAATTAAAGACTCCGTTCTCACTTTCTTTAAAGACCGTACGTACAGAGAAGGCAAGCGAGAGACGCAGAATAGCAACGATCAAAGGATTTTTATTGAGCATGAGTTCATGATCAAGGAAATGTGGGATGGCATTTTGAACTATGATGGGGACAAAAACCCTGGCTCGATGGTTACAATATTGCCTTCATCAGAGAGTTCTGGTTTTACTTAAGGATGACTTCGTGAGATCCTTCAAACACTTTAACGAAACAATCTCTTTTGAAAAGAATTGGAATTTTAGTTTCATTGTTCTTGTCATGAAGATGAAGAGGGGCTAGGAAACTTAAGCACTTCAAGCCTATTAACCTTGTTACTAGTCTCTACAAAATTGGTGTGACAACACTCGCTAATAGACTCAAAGTATTCATATTGTCCCTTATTTCTCCTAAGTCCTAACCAACTGGCTTTTGTGCAGGGTAGACAAATATCAGAAGCATCTCTTATCGCTAATGAGTGCGTCGATTTCGTTTCTTGAAGGAAGAAGAGGTATGCCTCTGCAAACTTGATATCAAGATTTCGAACATGTTAACTAGGACTGCATTCCTTTTATCCTAAAAAGATGGGTTTCATTGAGAAATGGAGAAGGTGGATCAGGAAATGCATTTCGGAACCCATGTTTTCTATCATGCAAGGCTTTCAAGTGTTTAAGGGGTCTTAGGCAAGGAGACCATTTCTCACCTCTTTTGTTCATAATTGTGATAAAAGCTTTATCTAAGTGTTTCAAAAGGGCATCCAGTACGGGTTTTTATAAGGGCACTAATCTGGGGAAGATGAGGCATGAGAACACAATTAAGCATTTCCTTTTCGCAGACGACACTCTTATCTGGCCTACTAATGATAACTTACACTCTTATTTTCTGTAATTGTGTTCCATTTTCTTTTCCAgttctttttgtttctttttaatGCTTCTCACATTCACAACcattttttcattaatgaaaagtttgccctttattaaaaaaaaatatgactaCTTTATTGGAGATGTTCTTGATTCTGCTTTGTTAAGGCTAGGTTAGGTTTGATTGTCAAGTCACAATAGACATGCTTGATGCCGCAAGTAGAGTTAGAGTCAAGATCATCCTTCAAAGTGTCTCAAGGATAGGGACTTTGAAAATATCTCAAAGAGGACCTGTGATTCACAACCAGATGGGACCTTAATGAGATCATCAAAGACAATAGCTTACACCATAGAAAGAAATATTGTCGAcaagagaaaaagaaataatCTTACACCATGGATGTCTTGGAAATTTTCTCATATTGCTTTGATATCATGATCGAATTAAGAAGCCCTCAGTTAGTTGCTAAGTCCGTCGCCAATAGACAACCAAAACTAGACAACCAAAACGTGAATAGAAGAGAATAAAATACTCTGAGATGTGGGTCCGGGAAAACCATCACAGATTCAATCCCTTTCATCAGTGGTGTACAATTTGAAAAGAAATGAATTAAATAGAAGAATTTTTGtgctcttttattaaaatttattcttccCTTTCCACTGCTAGGCAGATAGGTTCTTGCTCCAGCCCTGCTGCCCGCCTTTCTATATTATGGACCCCTCATATATTACAGGCTTCCAGGACTCATCAGACTAGGAACAAGAGCTGACAAGTGAAGATAAAAAAAGACAGGCTTATGACTAAACACTACTCGAAACGAAGACCCCTATATATAAAAGGCAGTCAAATAATAACTCGAGATGGTGGACATCACAGAGTTTATAAGAGTTATCCTGAGAGGGAGCTATTACAGATATGATCCCCAGGGCTGGAAGCGGATCAAGACGTGCCTGGgcga
This is a stretch of genomic DNA from Impatiens glandulifera chromosome 4, dImpGla2.1, whole genome shotgun sequence. It encodes these proteins:
- the LOC124937106 gene encoding uncharacterized protein LOC124937106, which translates into the protein MDGRRITASPSTFYGRRVVAKKRPRIGADKFVNSVKKLQRREICSKRGRVFSTNDSQERFRNIRLQEEYDAHDPKGQCDHVLSFLKKRSKIIEIVAAHDIVFSLAQSGVCAAFSRETNQRICFLNISPDEVIRSLFYNKNNDSLITVSVYGSDNFSSLKCRTTRIEYIRRGKPDGGFALFESESLKWPGFVEFDDVNGKVLTYSAQDSIYKVFDLKNYAMLYSISDKNVQEIKISPGIMLLIFKASGHVPLKILSIEDGTVLKTFNHLLHRNKNVDFIEQFNEKLLVKQESENLQILDVRDSKLTEVSRTEFMTPSAFIFLYENQLFLTFRNRTVAVWNFRGEVVTSFEDHLLWHPDCNTNNIYITSDQDLIISYCKPRSDDPLSEGNATGSINISNILTGKCLAKIRAENESPFEDCGCSKCFNGGGNSCNNRRRIQSLNLRCTAAEALEDITALFYDEERNEIYTGNRYGLVHVWSN